The DNA segment TTCGGCCCGAGGAAACCGACGACTTCGCCGCGGTCGATCGAGAAGGTCGCGGAATCGACCGCGACGGTCTCGCCGAACCTCTTCACGACATCGGTCAGCGATACGAGTGACATGCGAGTGACAACGGATCCGGGTTGGAGGTGTGCGACGGGGCGGGAAAGGTAGATGGGGTGCGGTGCGAGTCAAGCGCCGCCAGGGATCGCAGACAGACGGACTGCGCGGGTGTAGCTTCTCCGGCATGAACGTATTCCTCGATGCGGGTCGGCGGATCCTGGGACTCTGTCTGGTCGTGCTTGTCGCCTTCCCCGTGTTTCTGATTCTCGATCCCGACGGATCCACCACGCCGCTCGATGTACCCATGCGCCGCGCGGGGTGGGAGTACTGGTCGCACACGTGGGGCGCGTCGACCGCTGTCTGGACCCTCCTCGTCCTCGGAGCCGCCATCCTTGCCGGGGTGATCGCGAAGGGGAGGGTGTCCCGCGTCCTGTCGCGGATCGGTCGGGCCATCGCACGTCCGCCCACATGGTCGGTGGCCGCGTTCATGGGACTCCTCGGCGCCGCGCTCACGGCGGCGGTTGTGCTGCTGGTCTTCGATGGACGCGCGATCTTCAACGACGCGAACGTGCAACTCGTGCAGGCCCGCTATTTTGCCGGCGGAAAGCTCTCCGGACCCCCCCTCGCGATGCCCGAGTTCTGGACGATCCAGTTCATGGTGCAAACGGCGGCCGGGTGGGTGTCCCAGTATCCGCCGGCCCACGCCCTATGGCTTGCCGCCGGCATCAAGCTGGGTGGTCCATGGATCGCGGTGGCCGCGACCATGGGCGTGCTCGGCGTCTTCTCCGTCCTCTCGTTCGAGCGCCTGCTGCCGGACCGGATTGCGGCGGCGCGGCTCGGCGCCCTGCTCGCCGTCACGAGCCCCATGCTGCTGGCCCTCGCCGGGACCTACATGAACCACGCCACGGTCGCGGCCTTCGCCGCGCTCGCCCTCTGGCTGTCGCTCCGGGCCGAGACGGGCCGGGCCGTGTGGGCGCTGGCGGCGGGCGGCGCGATGGGCGTCATGGTCGCGACGCGCCCCATCTCCGGCCTGCTCATCGGCGCCGCCGTGACGGCCGGCGTGTGGCTCACCGCGCCGCGGCAGGAGCCGGGCCTGCACCGGCCGTGGCTTCTGCGCCGTTTCGCCTGGTGGGCCCTGGGCGGCCTTCCGTTCGCGGTCGGCTTCGGCTGGTTCAACGCCCGCTTCTTCGGCAGCCCGCTCACCCTCGGCTACACGGCCGCCGCCGGCCCCAGCCACGGCCTCGGCTTCCACGTCGACCCCTGGGGCCGCGTGTACGGGTTTACGCAGGCGCTCGGCTACACGTCGACGGAACTCATTTCGCTCGGGCGCGAACTTCTCGGTACGGTGCTGCCGGTTGCCGCGCTTATCGGACTCTACCTTCTCGTCGCGCGCCGCCTGGAGCGCGGCGAGCGCATCCTCACCGCGTGGGCACTGCTACCCGTCCTGGCGAGCGCGCTGTACTGGCATCACGACCTCATCGTCGGCCCCCGCATGCTCGGCGAAGCCGTCCCCGCCTGGTCGGCACTCCTCGTGCTCGCGACGATCGGCCTCGCCCGCGCGGCGCGTCGCGACTGGCTCTCGGACGCGGTGGCCGTACTCGTGCTCATCGCCATCGGCTACGGTCTCGCTGTTGGGGGGTGGGGGCGCGTCGTGCGCTTGACAGGCCGCGTCGTACCCGTCCCCGAGGTCACGGAGCCCGGCCCGTCGCTCGTGTTCGTGCACGAATCCTGGCAGGACCGGATCGGGGCCCGGCTCGCCGCCCGGCCCATGCGCCTCGACAGCGTGCGAGCGCTCATCAACCAGTTCGATCCGTGCCGACTGGAGGGCGCCCTCGTGGGCGCGCAGCGGCCGGAAGAGGTCGTGGATCGTTGCCAGCGGGAGATCGGCTCGGATCGGCTCGGCCGTCTCGGCCTCACCGACTACCTGTGGCGTGGGGACCTGCCGGGCCTCGGCGGCGCCGGCGTACTGTGGACCCGCGACCTCGGGCCGGAGGCGAACGCACGCCTCATCGAAGCCTACCCCGATCGAACGCCGCTCCTCGCCATGCCCGACGGTGAAGGCAGGGGCGACGGCCTGGTGGTCCCCTACCGGATGGGGGTGGATGCACTCTGGGGGCCTACGCCCCCGTAGCAGCCCGCGGAAAAGCTCCGCCGCGTTCAGAAGGGTGCCTCGAATGGCCGCGCGACCTACTCAGGCGTGGGATGCCGGCGCCGTCGGAACGACGAGTTCGAGTTCCGTGTGGCGGGCGATGGCGTCGAAATCGCGATTCCGGGCCAGCAGCGGGCGGCGCGCATCCAGGGCCGCGGCGGCGACGAGGCAGTCTACCAGGGACCGAATCGTACGTCCCGCCCGCTGACACGTGCGGTAGATCCGCGCCGCGCTCTGGAACTGGCCCAGCGAGTCGGGGACCAGGATCTCGAAGCGGCCGAGCAGCTTCAACAGATCCAACTCCTCGGTTTCGTCGCGACAGCCTGCAAGGAGTTCCATGGCCACGGGAGCGGGCGTGGCGATCGCGCTCCCGGTCCGTACGGCGTGTCTCAAAGCAAGGTGAACGGGACTTTCCGTGCAGCGCAGGTATTCGATCCACGCGGACGTGTCGACGATCACAGGGGCTCGACCGTGTTCCCGTCTCGCATTTCATCCAGATCTCCCGCCCATCCCACACCCTGCATGGCGAGTGCCTCCTCCTTCGTCATCGGGACGAAGGACTGGCGGAACACCGCTTCCTTAACGGCCGCCGACCAATTGGCCAGTCCGTACCGCTTGCGCACCGCCTCCAGATCGCGCTCCGGCAACCTCACTTCGAGATCCACGAACCGCAGGAGCCCCACATCGGCCGCTCCGTACTGTGGGCCCGTCTCCCGGACGGCATTGGCGCCTCCACCCCGCAAGTCGCGCTCCCGCGCGTCCCGCAGCACTCGCCGGACCCACGCGGACACCGTGACGCGGTTGCGCCGCGCCGCATCGCGGATCTCATCCAGCTCCGCCTCCGGCATCACCACCTGCAGTCTCGTACTCATAATATAAGTATATTATGCTCATGACGTGTCATGCCGCAACGAGTCTCCGGGGTTCCGCCCCCGTCGCGACGTTGAGATCAGTCCTCGGAGAAGGCGGCGTCGAAGGCGGTGGCGGAGGGGGGGAAGGTCATGGCGCGGAGCCGTTCGCACGCTTCGCGGGCGCCGTGCTCGCGGTCCATGCCGCTGTCCTCCCACTCGATCGAGAGGGGGCCGTCGTAGCCGACCCGGTCGAGGGCGCGCAGGACCTCCTCGAAGTCCACGCGCCCGCGCCCGATGGAGCGGAAGTCCCAGCCGCGGTTCGTGTGCCCGAAGTCGAGGTGGCCGCCGAAGGCGCCGGAGCGGCGCGGGGTATCGGACCACCACACGTCCTTCATGTGCGCGTGGTGAATGCGGTCGCCGAACTCGAGGATGAAGCCGACGTAGTCCACGCCCTGGTAGGCGAGGTGGCTGGGGTCGTAGTTGAAGCCGAACGCGGCGTGCCCCGCCACGGCCTCCACGGCCCGCGCCGCGCTCGCGGCGTCGAAGGCGATCTCCGTCGGGTGCACCTCGAGGGCGAACTTCACGCCCGCCGCGTCGAAGGCGTCGAGGATCGGAGTCCAGCGGTCCGCGAAGTCGGCGAAGCCGGCCTCCACGAAGCCGGGCGGGTGCGGGGGGAAGGCGTAGGCGGCTGCCCAGATCGAGCTGCCGGTGAAGCCGTTCACGACCGGGACGCCGAGGGCGGCCGCCGCAGCCGCCGACCGGCTCATTTCCGCCGCGGCCCGCCGCCGCACGCCCTCGGGGTCGCCGTCCCCCCACACGCGCTCGGGCAGAATGAGCTGGTGGCGGGCGTCGATCGGGTCGCACACGGCCTGGCCGACGAGGTGGTTGGCGATCGCGTGTACCTCGAGGCCGTGGGCCGCCAACAGGTCCCGCTGCTCGGCCGCGTAGCCGTCCTCCTCCGTCGCCCGCACCACGTCGAAGTGGTCCCCCCAGCAGGCCAGCTCCAGCCCGTCGTAGCCCCACGCGGCCGCTTTTTCGGCGAGCGTCGCGAGCGGCATGTCCGCCCACTGGCCGGTGAACAACGTGATCGGTCGTGCACTCATCGCGTCGACTCCCCGGGCTCCGCCGGCTCTCCCGGCGGTTCGTAGCGCGCGTCCACCCACGCGCCGCGCCGCCCGCTCTCCACCGCCCGCTCGAGGAAATGAACCCCGCGCGCCCCGTCCCATACCGTGGGGAAGTCGAGCTCCGCCCCGTCCGGCGTCCGTCCTTCGTCGAGCGCTCCGATGGTCGAGATCACGTTACGGTACAGGTTCCCGAACCCCTCGATGAACCCCTCGGGATGCCCCGGCGGGACCCGCGACGCCCGCGCGGCCTCGGGCGAGATCCAGCCGTGCCCCCGCCGCCGGGCCCGCGCTTGCCCGTCCGGCGTCCGGTGCCACAGCGTCTCCGCGTCGTCGTGCCGCCAGGCGATCGAGCCCTCGCTCCCGAACACGCGGATTGCGAGCCCGTTCTCCTCGCCCGCCGCGACCTGCGACACCGTGAGCGTCCCCCGCACCCCGCCACTCCACCGCATGAGCAGGCTCGCGTCGTCCTCGAGGCGCCGCCCGGGCACAAACGTCGTCAGCTCGCCACACAGCGCCTCGACCTCCAGCCCCGTCACGTAGCGGGCCAGGTGGTGCGCATGCGTCCCAATGTCTCCCAGCGCCCCGGCCACCCCCGCCCGCGCCGGATCGGTGCGCCACACCGCCTGCGGGTGTCCCGTCTCCTCCAGCGGCGTCGCCAGCCACCCCTGGAAGTACTCGAGTTGAATGCGGCGGATCTCCCCCAGCGTCCCACCGCGGACGAGGTGGCGCGCGTCCTTGACCATCGGATAGCCGCCGTAGTTGTGCGTGAGGGCGAACACGCGATCCCCCGCCGCCACGAGCCGGCACAGCGCCTCCGCGTCTCCGAGGTCCGTCGTCAACGGCTTGTCGCACACGACGTGGAAGCCCGCCTGGAGGAGAGTCCGCGAGACATCGAAGTGGAGGTGGTTCGGGGTGACGACGATCACGAAGTCCAGCCTGTCGTCTCCGACGCGCGCCGCTTCGGCCGCCGCCATCTCGCCGTAGCTGCCGTACACGCGATCCGCGTCCAGCCCGATCTCGGCCCCCTTGGCCGCCGACCGCTCCGCGTCCGACGAGAAGGCGCCGGCCGCGATCCGCGCCAGACCGTCGAGTTCCGCCGCCATCCGGTGCACGTCGCCGATGAAGGCGCCCGGCCCGCCCCCGACCATGCCGTAGCTGAGACGGCGCGTCATCCGTCGCCCGACTCCGTCCCGATCCGGACGGCCCGGTATCCGCCGGCCCGCCGGTCGCGCGAATAGAGGAAACCGAAGATGAGGATGAGCGCTCCCGTGAACGGAAGGATGTACCGGAACGAGACCCGTCCCCCGTAGTTGTCCGCCGGTCCGAGAATGGCGTTGGCTCGCTCCGCCAGCGCCTCATCCCCCCCGGAGTTGATGATCGCCCGCAGCGCGTTCGCCGTGACCGACTCCGGTAGCGCGCCGTCCGGCCCCACCCCCGCGAGCGCCTCGCCCACCGCTTCGCCCGCCGCCGCCAGATCCGGCGCGGTGCTCTCGTCAGCTCCCGCGAAGGCCGCCGCCGCATCGGCGAAGAGCGCCCGCGTCTCGACCGCCGGAAGCCGCTCGTGCCCCACCTCGTCGGCGATCCTTCCCATCCACGGCGTCGTCCACAGCCCGACGACCGCCATCCCCGTCGCCCCCATCATCCCCAGCCCGAGGGCGCCGGAACGCGGCACCCGCTCAGACACGAAGCCGAGCATTGTCGGCCAGAAGTAGCACACGCCCACCGCAAACACGGTCGCTGAGGCGAACGCCATCGCCGTCGTCTCCGCGTAGCTGAGCCATAGCAGTCCCACGACGGAGACCGCCGCGCTGGCTGCCAGCACCCCCGGTGGCGACAGCCGCTCCACCGCGAACCCCGCCTTGTAGCGGAGCACCGCCATCAGGCCGTTGATCCATGCCAGCACGAGGATCCCCGGAATCCCGCCCGCCTCGAGCACCGGCGGCACCCACCGGTTCGGCCCCAGTTCCGTCGAGGCCGTGATCGCCATGCAGAACAGCATCAGGAGCATCAGTGGCGTCATGAACGTGGCCCTGAACATCTCCATCATGCCGACTCCGGCGCGCACGCCCTCCGTCGGCGGAAACTCCTCCCGCCACATCAGGTGGCCGTAGATGAGGGTGGGGATGAGGATGAGGCCGATCTTCAGCTGCCACGCGGTGAGCCCCACCGATTCGAGGCCGAAGGCGAGCACGGAGCCGATCACGATCCCGCCCGGGAACCAGACGTGGAACTGGTTCAGCTTGACCGTCTTCCGGTCCGGATAGAGCGCCGCCACCAGCGGGTTGCAGGCGGCCTCGACGAGTCCGTTCCCCAGCGCCAGCGTCAACGCTCCGCTGAACGCCTGCCAGAAGCCGCCGGCCGTGATCAGGACGAGCGCCCCGAGGAGATGGCACGCGAAGGCGAGTCGGAGCAGGCGGCGCATCCCCAGCGTATCGCAGAAGGGCGCGAAGAGGACCTGCGACACCGCGAAGCCCCAGATCGCAGCCCCGCCGATGAGACCGACCTCGTAGTTCGTGAGCGTGAATTCGCTCTTCAGCGTAAGCATGACCGCGCCGACAACCGCGAAGGTGACGGAGGTCGCGATCAGCGACACGCAACTGGCGAGGAAGAGCCGCCGCGGACGGACGGCGGGCGAGGTCGCATTCACGGAAAACTCCTCGGATGGGGTCGGCGGGCACGCTAGCGCCGCCTCGTCGCCGTCCGCAACGGCGCGGCGACTCCCGCGAACCCCGCGACCCTACCGGCGGGCGAACGCTTCGATCTATTCTGTTCCCAACGGCTCGCGGCAGGGCCTTTGCCGCGGGCTGCCAGCCAGGAAACCCAGGAGGATCCCGTGAAACGCCTCTCGATCTCGGCCCCATCATCCCTCGCGCTCGCCGTTCTTGCCGCCTTCGCCGCGATCGCGCTCGCTGCCGCGCCACCAGCAGCTCACGCCCAGTCGCGGCCCCACGCCCCCGACGCGGTGACGGCGAGCGAATACGCACGCGCGGAACAGTTTCTCTTCTGGAACGCGGAGAAGCTCACCTCCGGCGCGACGGTCGCCCCGCGCTGGGTCGACGCGAACCGCTTCTGGTATCGGAACCAGGTGTTCGGAGGCCACGAGTTCATCATGGTCGACGCAGCGGCCCGCACCCGGGCGCCCGCCTTCGACCACGACCGGCTCGCGGCCGCGCTCTCCGAGGCCTCCGACCGGAGCCACGAGGCGACGGACCTCCCCTTCGACGAGTTCGAATTCAACGACTCCGGCGGGATCCGCTTCTGGACGGACACGTACGAGCGCTGGGACTGCGACGTCGGCGCCTACCGCTGCACCGGCCCGGACTCGGTCGCGCAGGCCACGCACGAGATCGAGTACTCCGGCGGCGGCCGCGCCGTCTTCTCCCGTGACGAGAACCTGTGGGTGCGGGACACCGACACCGACGAGGAACGCCAGCTCTCGACCGATGGCGAGCCGCACTGGGGCTACGGCGTCGCGCCCGAGGGTTGCTGCTCGGAGATCTCGAACCGTCGCAGGGGGTTCAAGCCGCCGCCTGTAGCCGAGTGGTCGCCGGACGGACGCCGCATCGCCACGCACCGCTACAACGAGCAGGAGGTCGAATCGCTGCACCTGCTCGAAACGGCCACCGGTCGCCCGGTCCTCCACAGCTACCGTTACGCGCTCCCCGGCGACTCCATCGTCCCGACGTGGGAGTTGTACGTGTTCGACGCCCAGACCGGCGCCTCGGTGAAGGCCGACTACGATCCCGTGCCCGGCTACTTCGGCAGCGCGGACACGACCTGGCACGCCACCCAGTGGTCGCCGGACGGCGGCCGCGTCTGGTTCTCGCACCACTCGCGCGACTTCAAGAATCAGACGCTGGTCGAGGTCGACGCGGAAACCGGCGCGGCCCGCAAGGTGATCGTCGAGAGCGGGGATACGTGGGTGGAACTGAACCAGCTCCGCACGCCGTACAACTGGCGCGTGCTCGACAATGGGCGCGAGTTCGTCTGGTTCTCCGAGCGCGAGGGCTGGGGGCACCTCTACCTGCACGACCTCGCCACCGGGGAGATGAAGAACAGGATCACGCAGGGGTCCTGGCTCGTCGTCCAGCTCCTGGCCGTCGACGAGGACGCGCGGCAGGTCTATTTCACCGCCGTGGGCCGCGAGCCCGGACGCGACCCCTACCAGCACCACCTCTACCGGGCCTCGCTCGACGGCGGAGGCGTGACGCTCCTTTCACCCGAGGACATGCACCACGCCGTCACCGTCTCGCCCGACGGCCGCCACTTCGTGGACACCTACTCCACGCGCGCGACGGCCCCCGTCACGGTCCTCCGCGACCGCTCGGGCCGTGCCGTGATGACGGTCGAAGAGGCTGATATCGGCCCGCTCCTCGAGGCCGGCTGGGAGCCCCCGGTGCGGTTCTCCGCCAAGGCCCGGGACGGGGTGACCGACGTGTACGGCTTCCTCTGGCTGCCGGCGAACATGGAAGACGGCAAGGTCTATCCCGTCATCGACTACATCTATCCGGGACCTCAGATCGGTCCCATCCGCTCCCCGGGCTTCACGACGGGGCCGCGCGGCCAGGGCCACGCGCTCGCGCAACTCGGGTTCATCACCTTCGCGGTCGACGCCATGGGCACGCCGTACCGCTCCAAGGCGTTCCACGAGAGCTACTACGGAAACATGCGGGACAACGGGATCCCCGATCACGTGTCGGCGCTCAAGGCGTTGGCGCTCCGCTACCCCATCGACATCGACCGGGTGGGGATCTTCGGCCACTCCGGCGGCGGTTTCTCCTCGACGGACGCCATCCTGAGCTTCCCCGACTTCTTCAAGGTCGCCGTGTCGGGGGCGGGGAATCACGACCAGCGGGGCTACCACTTTCCGTGGGGTGAGAAATACCAGGGGCTGCTGGAGCGCTACCCGGACGGGACGGACAGCTTCGACTCGCAGGCGAACCAGAACATCGCCTCGAACCTGAAGGGGAAGCTGCTGCTCCATTACGGGTCGCTCGACGACAACGTGCACCCGAACATGACGCTGCTCGTGGCCGACGCCCTCATCGAGGCGAACAAGACGTTCGACATGCTCGTGTTCCCGAACCGCAACCACGGCTACGCGCGCGAGCCGTACCTCATCCGGCGCACCTGGGACTACTTCGTCGAACACCTCATGGGCGCCCGGCCGCCCGTCGACTACAGGATCGTGCAGCCGTAGCACGTTCCCGCGGGAACGCCCGGCCTCCGCCGAGGGGCCGGGCGACCCGCTTGTCAGCCTCCCTCGTCCGCCGCACGTTCAGCCGGACAGCGCCGACCCCTATCCGGAGGACTCCATGCGCCGCGCCCCCGATCGAACGTTCGTGACGCACCTCTCCTGTGCGCTTTCCATCTCCCTGTTCGGCCTTCTGGCCTGCGCGCCGGAGGACGGCGGCGACGAGGCCACGGGGTCTACGCAGGAGGTCCCGCCCGGCGACGGCTCCGACGAGAGCCTGATCGCGCGCGGGGAAGCGCTCGAGCTTCCGACCGAGTGGGATCCGCCCCCGGGCGAGCCCATCGTGCACCACACGGCGGGCTTCGCGAAGACGCTCTGCTCCGGGACGTTCATCACCGGACTCGACTGGCGCGACGCGGCGGCGAACGTGGGCGGCTTCACGGCGCCCTTCCAGCACCGCGGCGCGGTCGTCGACACCGTCGTCGACATGGAGGCGCAGACCGTGAGCCTCACCCTCGGCTCGGGGATCACGCGCACGGCCAAGCTGTACGGCAGCCAGGGCTGCATCACGCAGCCTCTGGGCCGTGACTCGATCTACTTCACGCCCTCCGTGGTCGAGCCCATGACCCCGGATCCGGCCACCACGCCGTGGCCCATGGGGGACGTGCTCCCGGACGAGCCGTATCCGCCCGAGATCGACATGGAGAAGGTCGGGGAGGCGGTCCAGATCGCGATGGACCAGGAGGGGATGACGCTCGGCTTCGTCGTCACCTACCAGGGGAGGATCATCGGCGAGGGCTACGGCCCCGGCGTCGACATGCACACCCCGTTCGAGAGCTGGTCGAAGGGGAAGTCGCTCACCGGGACGATGATGGCCGTCCTGATCCAGCAGGGCGTATACGGCCTGTGGCAGCGCGCTCCGATCCCGGAATGGCAGGACGATGAGAGGAAGAACATCCGCATCGCCGACATCATGCGCATGTCGAGCGGGATCCGGATCGTCGCGCCGCAGGACCCGGATTATACGGAAGAGATGGGGTATCCCGACCACCTCTATCTCTACACGGGAGAGAACGCCTTCGAGTGGGCCGCCACCCGCCCGCAGCAGTGGGAGCCGAACACGGTGGGACGGTACCGGAACACCGACCCGGCGCTGACGAACTACCTGGTCCGCCTCGGCGTCGAGGGCCGCGGCGACGACTATCACGCCTTCCCGCAGCGCAACCTGTTCGACAAGCTCGGGATCCGGAACTTCATCATGGAGACGGACCCGAACGGGAACTTCCTCACGCAGGGCTACGAGTTCGGCTCGGCGCGCGACTGGGCGCGGCTCGGCAATCTCTACCTGCAGGACGGCGTGTGGGAGGGCGAGCGCATCCTCCCCGAGGGCTACGTCGACTACGCGATGGAGGTCGCCCCGGCCTGGGTCACGGACGGACGGCCGGTCTACGGCGGCGGCTTCGTGTGGAAGGACCTCGGCTTCCCGATCGAGGACGACTACGGCGCCTTCGCGGGCGCCGGCGGCCAGTACACCGTGTTCATCCCCGCGCGCGGCCTCGTCATCACGCGCCTCGGCAAGTACACGGGCCAGGGGCCGGGCGGAGAGAACCTGCGAGCCGCGATCGCCCTCCTGATGGAGGCCGTCCCCCCGATCGGCGACTAGCCCGGCGACTCCCGGAGGGCCGCCGCGATGCGCTGCGCGCGGGGGGCCAGGTCCGGGGCGTCGAGGATCGTGGCGACGAGGTCGAAGTCGTCGCGGGGGCCCGTCCATTCGAGGTCATCGACGCTCGCTGAGACCGGGGCGTCGCGGACGAGCGTCGCGAGGCGGCGGAAGAGGAGCGCGTCGTCCAACCCGTTGCGCAGCGTCTGAGCGAGGCGTTCGGGGCCGCGCACGGAGACGTCCCAGTCTCGTCCGTCCGGGGGGATGTCCTCGATGCGGCCATAGCGCGCGAGTACCGCCGCCGCCGTCTTGGCGCCGAAGCCGCGAATGCCGGGGAAGCCGTCCGCGGAATCGCCCACGAGGGCCAGCCAGTCGGGGATCGCGGCCGGAGGGACGCCGAATTTCTCGATGACCCCGGCCTCGTCGCGCAGCAGCCGCTGCCGGCGGTCGAACTGCACGATGCGGTCGCCTTCCACGCACTGGGCGAGGTCCTTGTCCGGCGTGCAGATGTAGACGCGCTCCACGCGCGGGTCCGCGGCGGCCATCGCGGCGCCGGCGGCCATCCCATCGTCCGCCTCGTGCTCCACCATCGGCCACACGACGAACCCCGCAGAGGCGAGCGCCTCCTCGACGAGCGGGAACTGCGAGTAGAGCGCCGGATCGATGCCCGAGCCGTCCTTGTAGCCGGGCCACAGGTCGTTGCGGAAGGACTCGATGACGCGGTCCGTGGCGATCGCGACGTGCGTGGCGCCGCCCTCGAGGAGGCCGAACATCGAAGCCACGACCCCGCGCGCGGCCCCGACCTCGTGGCCCCCGGCGTTCTTCGCCGAGGGCGCTCCGTAGAAGTGCCGGAACAACTCGTAAGTACCGTCGATGAGGTGGACCTGCACGCGAACTCCGCCTTCCGCTGACGCCCCGCGGCGACGCCCCGCCCCGTCCCGCTCCCGCCTTCGAAGCGTCGTGCGTCGGAGCGCGGTGTGCAACGGCCCGCTCCGGGGACTGGTGCCGGGGGGGCGCCCGTGTACCTTTGGTGGCCTTCCGCCGGCCCCGCGGCCGGCCGTGGGTCCCGGTCCCGCTGTGAGGCGTTCGACGTGAGCCAGCTCCAGCCAATTTCGACCCCCGCGGGCGACGCTCCCGCGCCGACGGTCACGCGCGAGGCGATCGCGACGGCCGACCGGGTCGTCCTCAAGGTGGGGACGGGCGTCGTCACGCACGACGATGGGACGATCGCCCTCTCTCGCCTCTTCCGCGTCGTGGAGAGCGCGAGCCGTCTGCGGCGGGAGGGCCGGGAGGTCCTCATCGTGACTTCGGGAGCGGTAGGCCTGGGACGCGTTGCCCTCCAGCTTCCCGAGCCACCCGAGACGGCCGAACTCAAGCAGACGTGCGCCGCCATCGGCCAGAGCCGGCTCATGGAACTCTACCAGCAGGGGTTCGCCCGGCTCGGCGTCACCTGCGCGCAGATCCTCATCACGTGGACGGACTTCGATGACCGGGTCCGCTACCTGAATCTGCACGAGACGCTCCAGAGTCTCTTCCGGCTCGGCGTCGTCCCCGTCGTGAACGAGAACGACGCGATCTCGCTGAACGATCGCGTGTACCGGGGGACGGGAAAGCGGCCGATCTTCGACGACAACGACCGACTGGGAGCGCTGGTCGCGAGCGAACTGGCGGCCGACCTGATCGTGCTTCTCACGGATGTGCCCGGGGTCATGACGGCGGATCCCAGGCGCGACCCGGAGGCGCGGCTCGTCGGCCGGATCGACCGGCCCGATGAGCACGGGCTCGACGTGGACGGGCGCTCCGGGCTCGGCCGGGGCGGGATGGCGAGCAAGCTGGAGGCGGCCCGGGTCGCTTCACGCGGCGGCTGCCACACCGTCATCGCGTCGGGGGTCGATCCGGGCGCGCTCGACCGCGTGCTGGCCGGCGAGGAGGAGGGGACGTGGATCCCGCCTCGCGCCGCCCTCTCTTCGCGCAGCCGCTGGATCGCCTACTGTTCACACCCGCGCGGGACGCTGGTCGTGGCGGAGGGCGGGGCCGAACGTCTCCAGGGCGGCGAGTCGTTGAGAGCCGCGGACGTCGCGCGGGCGGAGGGCGCGTTCCGGCGAGGCGATGTGGTCGAGGTTCGTGCGCCCGATGGATCCCTGGTCGGCCGGGGCGTCGTCGCGCTGGACTCGCGGCTCGTCCTTCAGGCGATCTCCCACCGGGCGGGTGCGGGCGTCCAGGTCGTGGGACGGGAGCATATCATCCTCAAGGAATCCTGATGGAAGCAACTACATTGAAGCGGGAAGCGACGGAA comes from the Candidatus Palauibacter soopunensis genome and includes:
- a CDS encoding Gfo/Idh/MocA family oxidoreductase, which codes for MTRRLSYGMVGGGPGAFIGDVHRMAAELDGLARIAAGAFSSDAERSAAKGAEIGLDADRVYGSYGEMAAAEAARVGDDRLDFVIVVTPNHLHFDVSRTLLQAGFHVVCDKPLTTDLGDAEALCRLVAAGDRVFALTHNYGGYPMVKDARHLVRGGTLGEIRRIQLEYFQGWLATPLEETGHPQAVWRTDPARAGVAGALGDIGTHAHHLARYVTGLEVEALCGELTTFVPGRRLEDDASLLMRWSGGVRGTLTVSQVAAGEENGLAIRVFGSEGSIAWRHDDAETLWHRTPDGQARARRRGHGWISPEAARASRVPPGHPEGFIEGFGNLYRNVISTIGALDEGRTPDGAELDFPTVWDGARGVHFLERAVESGRRGAWVDARYEPPGEPAEPGESTR
- a CDS encoding sugar phosphate isomerase/epimerase; translation: MSARPITLFTGQWADMPLATLAEKAAAWGYDGLELACWGDHFDVVRATEEDGYAAEQRDLLAAHGLEVHAIANHLVGQAVCDPIDARHQLILPERVWGDGDPEGVRRRAAAEMSRSAAAAAALGVPVVNGFTGSSIWAAAYAFPPHPPGFVEAGFADFADRWTPILDAFDAAGVKFALEVHPTEIAFDAASAARAVEAVAGHAAFGFNYDPSHLAYQGVDYVGFILEFGDRIHHAHMKDVWWSDTPRRSGAFGGHLDFGHTNRGWDFRSIGRGRVDFEEVLRALDRVGYDGPLSIEWEDSGMDREHGAREACERLRAMTFPPSATAFDAAFSED
- a CDS encoding DPP IV N-terminal domain-containing protein, with the protein product MKRLSISAPSSLALAVLAAFAAIALAAAPPAAHAQSRPHAPDAVTASEYARAEQFLFWNAEKLTSGATVAPRWVDANRFWYRNQVFGGHEFIMVDAAARTRAPAFDHDRLAAALSEASDRSHEATDLPFDEFEFNDSGGIRFWTDTYERWDCDVGAYRCTGPDSVAQATHEIEYSGGGRAVFSRDENLWVRDTDTDEERQLSTDGEPHWGYGVAPEGCCSEISNRRRGFKPPPVAEWSPDGRRIATHRYNEQEVESLHLLETATGRPVLHSYRYALPGDSIVPTWELYVFDAQTGASVKADYDPVPGYFGSADTTWHATQWSPDGGRVWFSHHSRDFKNQTLVEVDAETGAARKVIVESGDTWVELNQLRTPYNWRVLDNGREFVWFSEREGWGHLYLHDLATGEMKNRITQGSWLVVQLLAVDEDARQVYFTAVGREPGRDPYQHHLYRASLDGGGVTLLSPEDMHHAVTVSPDGRHFVDTYSTRATAPVTVLRDRSGRAVMTVEEADIGPLLEAGWEPPVRFSAKARDGVTDVYGFLWLPANMEDGKVYPVIDYIYPGPQIGPIRSPGFTTGPRGQGHALAQLGFITFAVDAMGTPYRSKAFHESYYGNMRDNGIPDHVSALKALALRYPIDIDRVGIFGHSGGGFSSTDAILSFPDFFKVAVSGAGNHDQRGYHFPWGEKYQGLLERYPDGTDSFDSQANQNIASNLKGKLLLHYGSLDDNVHPNMTLLVADALIEANKTFDMLVFPNRNHGYAREPYLIRRTWDYFVEHLMGARPPVDYRIVQP
- a CDS encoding MFS transporter, whose protein sequence is MNATSPAVRPRRLFLASCVSLIATSVTFAVVGAVMLTLKSEFTLTNYEVGLIGGAAIWGFAVSQVLFAPFCDTLGMRRLLRLAFACHLLGALVLITAGGFWQAFSGALTLALGNGLVEAACNPLVAALYPDRKTVKLNQFHVWFPGGIVIGSVLAFGLESVGLTAWQLKIGLILIPTLIYGHLMWREEFPPTEGVRAGVGMMEMFRATFMTPLMLLMLFCMAITASTELGPNRWVPPVLEAGGIPGILVLAWINGLMAVLRYKAGFAVERLSPPGVLAASAAVSVVGLLWLSYAETTAMAFASATVFAVGVCYFWPTMLGFVSERVPRSGALGLGMMGATGMAVVGLWTTPWMGRIADEVGHERLPAVETRALFADAAAAFAGADESTAPDLAAAGEAVGEALAGVGPDGALPESVTANALRAIINSGGDEALAERANAILGPADNYGGRVSFRYILPFTGALILIFGFLYSRDRRAGGYRAVRIGTESGDG
- a CDS encoding PIN domain nuclease, which codes for MIVDTSAWIEYLRCTESPVHLALRHAVRTGSAIATPAPVAMELLAGCRDETEELDLLKLLGRFEILVPDSLGQFQSAARIYRTCQRAGRTIRSLVDCLVAAAALDARRPLLARNRDFDAIARHTELELVVPTAPASHA